One stretch of Priestia megaterium DNA includes these proteins:
- a CDS encoding EAL domain-containing protein, with protein MDAHVLKELTYEDFQFVYQPIYALDSWETLGFEALLRTAFAKGQIEELFSLARRHNCLYKLDTMAIEGAIKHFPFDVLKSEDVFINVFPSTLLHPHFQLFLTYLLNTYKNAKHRIVWELNETLHEKILWESPALFARVMSLKEAGFKIAIDDFGAGAAAMRQVSMYEPHYMKLDRSYAEGLADCKQKKDLIDLLVNYYPHTNLILEGVERDKDLAAAISLNLHAAQGYLLGMPQSISSYLTYNKYRGLFRRERLLNS; from the coding sequence ATGGATGCTCATGTTTTAAAGGAACTGACGTATGAAGACTTTCAGTTTGTATATCAGCCTATTTATGCGCTGGATTCGTGGGAGACGCTGGGTTTTGAGGCTTTGCTGCGCACAGCTTTCGCAAAAGGGCAGATTGAAGAGTTGTTTTCACTGGCAAGACGCCATAATTGTTTATATAAGCTTGATACGATGGCAATTGAAGGAGCGATCAAACACTTTCCGTTTGATGTGTTGAAATCAGAGGATGTATTTATCAATGTGTTTCCATCTACTCTTCTCCATCCGCATTTTCAACTGTTTTTAACGTATCTGTTGAACACCTATAAAAACGCGAAGCATCGCATTGTATGGGAGTTAAATGAAACGCTTCATGAAAAGATTTTATGGGAATCGCCTGCTCTTTTTGCCCGAGTAATGAGTTTGAAAGAGGCAGGATTCAAAATTGCGATTGATGATTTTGGAGCAGGAGCCGCAGCGATGAGACAAGTGAGCATGTACGAACCTCACTATATGAAGCTGGACCGAAGCTATGCTGAAGGGCTAGCCGACTGCAAGCAAAAGAAAGATCTGATTGATTTGCTTGTTAACTATTATCCGCATACGAATCTCATTTTAGAAGGCGTTGAACGAGATAAAGATTTAGCCGCAGCGATTTCGTTAAACCTACATGCTGCTCAGGGCTATTTGCTGGGCATGCCGCAGTCGATCTCTTCCTACTTAACTTATAATAAGTACCGCGGTTTATTCAGACGAGAAAGGCTGCTGAACTCTTAA
- a CDS encoding sensor domain-containing diguanylate cyclase yields the protein MYSEGVFQFYFMNMPQPVILIQQEKHQLYYKECNKAAQQFFDKMEKKIINKEENLLFYTLCEKAIATKEPIQYQYIQLFQPDRHAYEVTFTPLFNQATTPSHVLVMAQEIHYKKTQEESTRLLDAFLENTVDAILIADCDEKILTVNGAFEKLFQWRKEEVIGKSRQEMNIVSKKEEKENLKLIEELKNGKTLPPYETVRYTKNGESVCVSVSYSPIYDYQNQLVAYSVIYRDITAIKRLELELIKSKQWYKSLFTNHHHAVCMLNLDGTILNINSAFLETLQLSASDVLHQNYRDIAKRLGACNYKSWNVYKAISYSTELTFRRSQHSAQHVYITTIPVKVNNQTVGAYAILHDITPQKEAEEQLAYTMKELENIKYALDESASVMIINASGTITYVNDMYVQYSGYEKEDLLGKYYRDAGLHHDHSELLETIKSGKVWRGQLEMGTKHHQSYWVSKTIVPLKDIDGNITHYVSIHNDITEQKALENKLHFEATHDSLTGLPNRAMLLKELNKVIEKGQRKSDEFFALLFLDCDNFKQINDEYGHHIGDEFLKAYTKRLKSCVRKGDRIYRLGGDEFIIILNVTNGREIEQIARRIHVSLQQNWNVRGYCLRTTTTIGVSIYPEDGESAALLLKNADDALYKGKREGKNNYILYQT from the coding sequence ATGTATAGTGAAGGGGTATTCCAATTTTATTTTATGAATATGCCGCAGCCTGTTATTTTAATTCAGCAAGAAAAACATCAGCTATATTATAAAGAATGTAACAAAGCAGCTCAGCAATTCTTTGACAAGATGGAAAAAAAGATAATCAATAAAGAAGAAAATCTGCTTTTTTACACACTTTGTGAAAAAGCTATTGCCACGAAAGAACCGATTCAATATCAATACATACAGCTTTTTCAGCCCGACCGGCATGCATATGAAGTAACATTTACCCCTCTTTTTAATCAAGCGACAACCCCTTCACATGTCCTTGTCATGGCTCAAGAAATTCATTATAAAAAAACACAGGAAGAGAGCACGCGTTTACTCGATGCGTTTCTAGAAAACACGGTAGACGCCATTCTAATTGCTGACTGTGATGAGAAGATCTTAACAGTCAATGGAGCATTCGAAAAGCTATTTCAGTGGAGAAAAGAAGAAGTTATAGGAAAAAGCCGTCAAGAGATGAACATCGTGTCAAAGAAAGAAGAAAAAGAAAACCTTAAATTAATCGAAGAATTAAAAAATGGTAAGACGCTGCCTCCTTATGAAACAGTCAGGTACACAAAAAACGGCGAAAGCGTGTGTGTATCTGTCAGCTATTCACCGATTTATGACTATCAAAATCAACTGGTCGCCTATTCGGTGATTTACCGAGATATCACAGCTATTAAAAGATTAGAATTGGAACTCATAAAAAGTAAACAGTGGTACAAATCGCTATTTACAAACCACCACCACGCGGTTTGTATGCTGAATTTGGACGGTACGATTTTAAATATTAACAGTGCATTCTTAGAAACGCTGCAGCTTTCTGCAAGTGATGTGCTCCATCAAAATTACCGAGATATTGCTAAACGGCTGGGAGCCTGTAATTACAAGTCCTGGAATGTATATAAAGCAATCAGCTACAGCACAGAGCTAACATTTCGTAGAAGTCAACATTCCGCACAGCACGTGTACATTACAACTATTCCTGTTAAAGTAAATAATCAAACGGTTGGCGCCTATGCAATCTTACACGATATTACGCCTCAAAAAGAAGCAGAAGAACAGCTGGCTTATACAATGAAAGAACTTGAAAATATAAAATATGCGCTTGATGAATCAGCTAGCGTTATGATTATAAATGCAAGTGGAACTATTACCTATGTAAATGATATGTATGTACAGTATTCAGGTTATGAAAAAGAAGATTTATTGGGGAAGTATTATCGAGATGCAGGGCTTCATCATGACCATTCTGAGCTGCTTGAAACAATAAAAAGCGGAAAAGTATGGCGAGGGCAGCTTGAAATGGGGACGAAGCATCATCAGTCATACTGGGTATCGAAAACAATTGTGCCGTTAAAAGATATAGACGGAAATATTACTCATTATGTGTCCATTCATAATGATATTACTGAGCAAAAAGCGTTAGAAAATAAACTTCATTTTGAAGCCACTCACGATAGTTTAACAGGTCTTCCCAACCGGGCGATGTTATTAAAAGAGTTAAACAAAGTAATTGAAAAAGGGCAGCGAAAAAGCGATGAGTTTTTTGCGCTTTTGTTTCTCGACTGTGATAATTTTAAGCAGATTAACGATGAATATGGCCATCATATAGGCGACGAATTTCTAAAAGCATACACGAAGAGATTAAAAAGCTGTGTACGGAAAGGCGATCGCATTTATCGTTTGGGCGGAGACGAGTTTATCATTATTTTAAACGTAACAAATGGACGGGAAATTGAACAAATTGCTAGGCGGATTCATGTATCTCTTCAGCAAAACTGGAATGTACGGGGCTATTGTTTGCGCACAACAACTACCATCGGCGTGTCTATTTATCCAGAGGACGGGGAATCGGCTGCTTTATTATTAAAAAATGCAGATGATGCGTTATACAAAGGGAAAAGAGAAGGGAAAAATAATTATATCCTCTATCAAACGTAA
- a CDS encoding winged helix-turn-helix transcriptional regulator has translation MNDFDELCPKVWKTFDIIGKRWNGLIIYVLMSGPKRFSEIHSSIPSLSKRMLTERMKELEEEGIVIRHVIPERPVRIEYILTKKGSELGMILGPVSKWAKTWIK, from the coding sequence ATGAATGATTTTGATGAGTTATGTCCAAAAGTGTGGAAAACATTCGATATAATCGGAAAAAGATGGAATGGATTGATCATTTATGTCCTTATGAGCGGACCTAAACGCTTTAGTGAAATTCACAGCAGCATTCCTTCTTTAAGTAAACGAATGTTAACCGAACGAATGAAAGAACTGGAAGAAGAAGGAATTGTGATCCGGCACGTTATTCCTGAACGTCCCGTTCGCATTGAATATATCTTAACCAAAAAAGGATCAGAGCTTGGTATGATCTTAGGGCCCGTCAGTAAGTGGGCAAAAACATGGATAAAATAA
- a CDS encoding RhaT/GlcU family sugar-proton symporter, giving the protein MDILLAILPAIFWGSIVLFNVKLGGGPYSQTLGTTIGALIFSAVIYFVVHPVLTPLIFIVGIVSGLFWAVGQSNQLKTIDYIGVSKTMPISTGMQLVTTSLFGVIVFHEWSTTTTVILGVLALIFIVIGIVLTSLESEKNAEQSGQFKKGIITLIISTIGYLVYVVVARLFNVDGWSALFPQAIGMLIGGLILTYKHKPFNKYAIRNIIPGLIWAAGNMFLFISQPKVGVATSFSLSQMGIVISTLGGIFLLGEKKTKRQLISITIGIVLIILGGVFLGMAKS; this is encoded by the coding sequence ATGGATATCCTTTTGGCTATTCTTCCTGCGATTTTCTGGGGAAGTATTGTCCTGTTCAACGTTAAATTGGGCGGAGGTCCTTACAGTCAAACGCTTGGGACTACAATTGGTGCGCTGATCTTTTCAGCCGTTATTTACTTCGTAGTTCATCCCGTATTGACGCCGCTTATTTTTATTGTCGGAATCGTTTCAGGATTATTTTGGGCAGTTGGGCAAAGTAATCAGTTGAAAACGATTGATTATATTGGTGTTTCAAAAACCATGCCAATTTCAACTGGTATGCAGCTTGTGACGACATCGCTGTTTGGTGTTATCGTATTTCACGAGTGGTCAACAACAACAACCGTTATTTTAGGTGTGTTAGCTCTTATCTTTATTGTTATTGGTATTGTGTTAACATCACTAGAAAGCGAAAAAAATGCAGAGCAATCTGGACAATTCAAAAAAGGGATTATTACCCTTATTATTTCAACAATTGGATACTTAGTGTATGTAGTTGTCGCTCGTTTATTTAATGTAGACGGATGGTCGGCGCTATTCCCACAAGCTATTGGTATGTTAATTGGGGGACTTATACTTACTTATAAACACAAACCGTTTAATAAATACGCAATTCGCAACATTATTCCAGGGCTGATTTGGGCAGCTGGTAATATGTTCTTATTTATCTCTCAACCTAAAGTAGGGGTTGCAACAAGCTTCTCATTATCACAAATGGGAATTGTTATTTCAACGCTTGGCGGTATCTTCTTATTAGGAGAAAAGAAAACGAAGCGTCAGCTTATTTCGATTACGATTGGTATTGTGCTCATCATTTTAGGTGGCGTATTCCTCGGAATGGCTAAAAGTTAA